The DNA window aataagaaaatactaatttagttttactaatctaattaaatgagaaagaaaaatCTCAAGGTTTAACcctattattaatattaatattatttttatttttattattaatattattatttttatttttataattaatattattactactattagtGTAATTATCATTCATTAAGAATTTTCTAAAACTTACATTATCTATTACTACTTTGTTGCTATTTCGGGCTCCGACTAAGTGACACTCCATGTGTAACTAAAATTTTAACGTAAAACTCTGAAATAAATTCCAAGATCcattattttagtttaattacaTCATTTGAAGAaatcataaaacaataattaaagtaaacaTTAATGAAATCTTATTTTAAAACTTAGGCTAAAATttagtattatattttctccCAAATGATACCATTTTCGAAACTGGGCCGAGACTCTCTCCCATTTTTAGCCCACAATAATTAAATCCGAAAATTGGGCCTCCCTCCAATTAAAGCAGCCATTATGATTTTAAAAGAATTGGGCTCACATTAATTTCCTCACTCCCTTGGCCCAAGTAAATAAAAGAACTAGCCCAATCAATAAGCCCGATTTAAGAAAACCTAAGTAAAAACCTAAGTCTCTTTCTTCCTCCTTCATTCCCCAAAATGCACAGCCTCCCTCCCTTCTCTCGTCGCCATCGTTCCGCCGCCGCTCCGGCTGCGCctactcctctctctctctctcttcaccgTCACGCCGCCGCCCCCCCTCTATCTTTCTCCCGATccgtcgccgctgctgccgccgaTTTGCCCTCAACGTCCAGCCACCGGTTCGTCATCATCGTCCACCTCCATCAGacgccgctgctccgtcgcctCCGGGAGACGCGACGCCGCTGTTGTCTCGTCGGGAAGACAcgacgccgctgctgtcagCAGCGTCCGTCGGTCAGTCTCTGCCACTCCGTTGCCCCGATTCCCCGAAACAGCCCCGAGGCAAACCAGCCTCTTCCAGCCCCTCGTGGTCACGTCCGAACTAGCCTCCTCCTGCCCCTCGTGGCCCACGAACTAGTCCCTTAACCCACCCTCAGACGGGTCCAGGCCAAGCACCGGCCTCTCCCTTTCCCTCGTGGCCCACGAACTAGCTGCTTAACCCACCCTCAGACGGGTCTCGGCTCGTAAGTTGACCACCCTCAGACTAGTCCAGGCCCGTGTGCTTGCAAAGtcccaaggcaacaagccttaggcccacagggaaattaatcccaaaattgCGCCATCCAGTATTCGAACTCAGGACCTCCTGGATGGCGCCATATCCTTGCAtcccttctcaaccagttgagctaggaggcttggatACCAACCTGATTCGTTAAATGTTCAATCTTTATTCGATTTGTTTTGATTATCAGATTGTTAGATTGGTTACAGAGCTTATGAGATGCACAAAATCTAGGCTATTGCAGAGGAAATTGATATACCTTGGTAGATTGGGAACGAATTGGCTCGAAAAAGAGGTTTCGGCTCTCGTTCTCTCCTCTCTTAGTTTTCTCAGATTTTCTAACAGAGAAAATTCAATGGGTTATCCAAAACTGGCAGATTAGTGATAGGGGATGTTTTGCAGATTACCTTGAGCTCGGCTAGATTGGAACGGGGAGAAAAGGTAGCTTTGTCCTTGCAAGAGGCTTGAGTTCGAATTCGATCTAAGAGTTGCCTTGTTCTTGTGAGAGATGTGAACATATATTATACAGAACCTGAATGATGGTGCAACGTGAGAGGTGATTTGTTTTGATGTGGGAGAGATATAGGGAGTGGGGAGAAtatattaaattgatttattgacttggtgaccaagttaggatttttttttctttctaggTTGTTACAGTAACATGTTGCGGGTGTCCTTATGGTTCGAATAGATACATAGATACatcaactaaataaaataaacaaacaatctcaattctcatccaaaCCACATACTCTCATGAGTGTCGCTCTAAATTTTGTGCATAACATGAATATGGAGATGTTGCAAAGAATTTTCGTCATATCTCGAAGAGGTGGAGAATCTATGGTTAATGGCGATGAATGGGaagcaaaatatatataaaaaaatctaatAAAATCACCACAAAATCAATGTCACCTCTTTTACTTTCCTCTTCATCGCATATGACACCCTCACCTCCTCGTTGTTTAGTGAGGTGGTGCTACTCAATTTGAACTCACGATTTCTCATGCGAATGAGTAGAAGATTTGTGTGCAGAGCAAACAACGGTAGCACAAAGGGGATGATACATGGATCCGGTTACTATGAATCTATGATGAGATAAAGAAAAAATTTAAACTATATTTAGATTCTTTAACAACTTAAAAATATTGTACTATTATATTCCATTCGTCCAAGGTAGATGACACacttcctttttagtttgtctaataaaagatgtcacatttcattttttagaaaaaaactGATGTGGCAAACTAAATCTTACACGGCAATCAAACGACGTagttttgattttattatttaaaaattttagaaaatgaaattccACCTTACTAATCTCATTATTCTCGTCTTCTTTCTTCCTCACTGCCTTCGTTCCAGTTCCCATATCTCCATCTTTTTCGATCTCCTTTTTCAATTGCTCAAAATATACCACGAAAACATAACTGATAACTCTCACCCTTAGATTTAGGATATTCATAGatttattcaaaattttaaacacACTCACAATACACAATACAAAGCACACTGGTATTTCACATTATAAGCAAAACCATTTATATAAATTGGATCATACACTAAGAATAAATAACATCTTCTATTATAAAAGGCTATCATGTTCCAAAGCATTCAAGTTTAAATCAATGTTTATAACATAAACGAATGCAATATGAGTGTGTTCACTAATTTAGCAAACAACAACAGTAAAAATCAAGCCTAAACATAAATGATAACTGTGATGGGAAGTAGAGGCACCAAGAAAATCTAAGAATGAAAATTGTATTTTGTCATATATTTTCTGTGATTGAAagagaaaagtagaaaaaaaatggaagttTAGGAAGATGAAAGAAGATACAGATATgcgggagagagaaagaggttgttttgttaattttttgccacgtcaattttaatttttagtttaggggaaaaatcagaaaaatttaaagtttatgtaaagttaaaaaaaaataaaaagtgatgaAAGTTCATGCATTTATGAGCaaataatcttaaaaaatatGTGATTTTAGTTGCATTCGTATCTTAATTTTGAGCAACAACCGAAtaaatattgataaaaaaatccATAGACTCACTCCTACGTACCAACCACTTTTAACATATTGTTGGGAAGGAATGGAATCTTATTTAAATCGCAACCAATTCAATTGATAATGCTATTAGAAGGGGTCCTTTTATATAAGTAGAAAACAATTTATACCAAAACTAGTTACTTTGTCAGGTGGGGaccaaaataattataaatagaatTCAAAAAAATCAACACTTGTGGAAAAAGGcacctccataacccatttaTTGCAGGCATTCGTCGGCCTTTTAAGCATCCACAATGAGACTGGACTTCACATAGCtttcacatagccttcacactgccacatcatcagcactaaaattctcctgccacatcaactggacatcaaatagctctcacatagccttcccactacctatccacatcactaataacaattatataatttaatttacaatcgtatcaacatatgaaatttaatttacgagacaaatatgagaaattcgaataatactattaaaattcgagacaaaaaaaaattaaaaattaaaatctgacgccgatctggggcctacaatggcgccgtgaggatcggcgttagaaccggcgtcatcacacgaatcggcatggccacgccgaagttgacgccgatttcgccgaccccggtcgcaatggttcggcgtcagaatcggcatcggcgaaaaatcggcgtcgcgattttgacgcctccattgctgatgctcttaacCCTCTGCTCTGCTCTGCTCGTGGCGAGATCCCCTGACACGTCACGTGCCAAAGCGAGTTTACTTCATTGCCATGTCATCATTTCCAGAGGGCCCACAGAACCCTATAACCCGACCCATTTAAACTCATCCGCCACGTGTTCCAACAGCCCCGTCTCAACTCTCAGCCAAAAGACAAACCCACTGTTGCCGTTAGATTTCCGTCACCTGGATAATCGACGGCTGCGATTCTGCCCGAAATAAAATCGGGCAGATCTCATGGCCTTTAAGAAGGATGCCCTCTCCATCTGATTTCTTCGCTCAAACCCTAATATCTCTTCAACCTAGTGAAATTGGAGTCAAGTATAACATTTTCTTTTTCCCCCTAATTCTAgctaatttttcaatttaattcagCGGAAGATTCCGGCTATTCTATACATGATATTTGGGGGGAATCGCTGCCGGAGGCTCAACAGAGCTGAGCGCTGCCGACGGTGTGATTCATGGCGTCCGCTGTTTTAGCGAGCCAGAATGAGTCGAACTGGGCCCACATGGGAAAGACGCAGTACGCGAATCCCAACCTGAATCCAAACCCTAAAAAGAAGCAGAAGCAATTCCACCCGTTTCCAGCGAACGGTGCCACCGGTCGCTACCGTAGCATCAGCAACAACAACATCGATTCGCCGGCCGTCACGCAGACAGCGTCAGATGATGCATATTCTTTCAACCAGGCGCCTGCGGCTGGTAACGCGGGGAATTACGGTGGCTATTTGACCTACAATGTTGCGACGTACACTAAATCAGAGCTTCTGGAGCTCCGGAAACGCCTCTCTGCTGAACTCGATCAAATCCGTGATTTGCGTGATCGAATTGATTTAGGTCGGTTCAACATTGGGGAAACCCCAAGATTTCAGCCGAAATCAAAGAAATATAGTGGCAGTAAACGTCCTGGCCCTGCTATTAGATCCGCTCCCAAGAGATTGGGCGATGGATATGAAAATGGCAGCTTGGAGACTGTTAATTTTGGGGTTTTGTTGAAAGAATGCGAAAAGATTGTGACTAAATTGATCAAAGGCAAATTCGGCTATGTTTTCAAAGATCCGGTGGATGCAGTGGCTTTTAAGCTTGTCGATTATCATCTGATTGTGAAGCATCCAATGGATCTCGGCACCGTTAAAGCGAATCTGGCGAAGAATTTGTATCGGTCGCCTGCAGAATTCGCAGCTGACGTCAGGCTGACTTTTAACAATGCGTTGCTCTACAACCCTAAAACGGATCCTGTTCATGGCATGACAGAGGAAATTCTGGCACGGTTCGAGGAGATGTTCAGGCCTGTACAGGAGAAGTTCAACAGCGTGCTAGAGAAGCTGCCCAAGAATGAGCCCCACGAGTTCAAAATCAACAATGATTTGTCGTTCAGGGAGGTTGAGGAATTGCAGGGCAGCTCTTGGAACAGTAATGGTTGTCAGGCTCTTGCTGCAAAGAAGTCGAAGAGGAAAGGTGGACATGTTCCTGTTTCCCATGTTATGAAGAAGTCTGATAGAATGCAAGACCATTCTACTGCTTCAACACCGCCGATGAATCTACAACCATTAGCACCAGAGCCAGAGCCGTTACCTCCCTCTCCAGTGAGAGCTCCTCCTCTACCTGCGGCTAAGGAGCAGAAACCTGGACGTGTAGTGACACCGAAACAGCCGAAGCCAAGGGCTAAGGATGTTAATAAGAGAGAGATGAGTATGGACGAGAAGCAGAAACTTGGATTTGGGTTGCAGAATTTACCCCAAGAGAAGATGCCTCAACTTGTACAGATAATCAGGAAGAGGGATGAGCATTTGGCACAGGATGGCGATGAAATTGAGCTTGATATTGAGGCTCTTGATACGGAGACGCAGTGGGAACTTGATAGGTTTGTGACCAATTGGAAGAAGATGGTGAGCAAGACAAAGCGGCAAGCGTTGATGATGAACAACAATCCAGCTGCTGGAGTTTCTATTCCCTCCAGTCCTGTTACAGATGCTGATCTGGTAAGTTTAATTTGCACAAAGATTTGTCCTTTTTTGTGGTATTTTAACTGTTTACTCATGTTAATTGTAATGTTGTGTAGGGCGCATTGAGTGAGAAGAATGACGAGTGTGGCAAGAAGATGAAAGAGAATGATGAAGAAGATGTAgatattgatgatgatatgccAGCAGCGAGCTTCCCTCCTGtcgagattgagattgagaaagaTGGTGTTGTTGGGCGGGAGAATGATGGTGTTGTTGGACAGGAGAATGATGGTGGAGGCAATGCCAGCAGTAGCTCGAGCAGTGGCAGCTCAAGTAGTGATTCATCATCCTCGAGTGGTATTGATACTGATTCTTCTTGCGTTTCTACATTGTGTTGAGGGTGGGAGTAAGTAAACAGAAACAGATGTTCATGCGTTTGAGCTTGCTTTTTACAGATTCTGATTCAGGGAGTTCCTCTGGTAGTGAGTCCGACGCAGATGATGCACAGTCATGACTTGATAACTGTTTTGAGCAAATCTGAAATGAATTCAGTGCTACTCTGGTCGGGCATTTGGGTACTCTCACAAATTAGCATATTTGTTCATGAGGTTTGTGTTTCTTGCAACGGCGTACTTGTTACTTTGGTAATTGGTAATTGGTAATTGGTAATTGGTAATGTACAAGAGCTGaaggatattttatttgactTGGCAGAATGGCAAATAAGGTTGTTGTTATAGATGCCAATGATGAAGGAATGGGATTAATGTGTTGGATTACTCTTCCATGGGGAAGTGTCAGCTTAAGCTTAGGAAGAATAGTGGAGTAATTGTTAAAAGGTTTTAGTTAGTTTGGTTACGTTAATTTGTCACAGTTTTTGTCCTCCCAGAAATGCTGGGTATTTCTACCAAGTAAAAAAAAGCTATTTGTACAGCTTGTTGCACCTTTGCATATTTGACAACAATTCCACTGAATATGCTTTAATTGTTCAAATTTTCAGCCAGATTAAAGATTGAGGAAAACTCTCACAATTTTGTTGTTCAACATAAGAATAAGAAACCAAACACATAATTTATATAGTGAAATAaactcaaattcaattaaaattatgagACATTAGGTATTGAAACTGAGCACAACAATATATAATCTCAGTTTCACATGACAATTATGAGGCAGCATAACAATATATAGGGAAAACGTACTAAGGCTATATATCAGCAGAATGTGCAATCTGATAAAGCAAAACTAAACTCAAGCTCAACTATACAAAGTGAAAAAGTATTACGCCAACAAGAAAACATAAGGTGCAAAACTGACTCTATTTGTGTTGGCCCTATAGTTGTAATTTGCAAGCTCCGTGGCCCCAGTAAATAATCTCACAAAGTTAGTAGAGTTTAGAGAATCAAACTTGCCTCTCTTTTGCGGCCTCTTGAGAGCAAGAAATATGTAGTACTATCACTTATTCTCCCTCGCTCAAACTTGCTGTTTCTTGAGAGCAAGAAATATGTCACCGAGTTGGGATTGACAGGCGCCATGACCATCTTCTTCCAAAGCATCAACAAACCTAGAACTGAACATAAAAGTGGTTAGCATTTGGAACACCTTGCCACAAAATTTACGAACAGCAGCTCTTCTCGCCTGCTTTTCTGGCATATTCACCACAAGGTGCTTTATCAAATGGCTTATTTTTGAAATGTGGCTTTTCAAAAACTTTTCGGATGCCTTGTCACTTGCACTACCATGAGACTTCAGCACTTCAGTCACCAAATCCAAAGCTTCAACTTGCCGAAATTGTGATTTGGCGCAACTGCATTTCTCTAATAGGAAACCAAATAGCTGTTTACCTATCCATGGTCTCCGTCTGAATATTTCTTTCAGGAACTCGCATTTCATTTGTGATTTCTTGCTATCAAAGTAGTCCACTAAAATATTCTGCAGTATTTCGCAGACCCTTTGTAGCTCAGACTCCGAGAAGTTGCTCGCGTCAATGATTTTTTAAAACCAAAATGTTGAACTTCGGGCAAGTGAATTGATCATTTTGTGCCGACTCAAGGAGGCTGACTGTTTCTTCTTAGATGGATTAGAAgcagattttttttcttttgaaggCCTTTGCTGCCAGCTTCAGATACTTTTCCAGGAGAGGCTCAAGTACTGCAACTGACACTGTTTCTCCTTTTggatactcttcggctttaaatattttcttttgtatAATTCCCCACATGCGCTGACCAAGCTGCTCGCTTCCTTCTGTCGTGTGTGGATTAGTGAATGCTTGAGCAAGGTTTGAGAATATTTTGATCACCTGCGGTTTACCTGCATCAACAATAACCAAGGACGACTAGGTCTGATtcataatcattcaacaatCAAATACATAGAAGAAGTTGATGTAAATCCAGCATTATAATGCCTTCGCGCAATGTCAATACTAAGAAATTGACAAAATTCAAGTTATATATCTAAAGAAATGGATCAAAGAGCTCAAAACCGAGGGCATGGAGCTGAGATCTAGGAATGGATCAAAATTCAAGTTATATATCATTTCAACTTGCCTGGATTTTCATGCAGGTAAATCTCCAGCAACGAGAGGACACGGAGCTTAAAGAGGACAAGCTGAGAATGTGCAGTTTCTCCTCCTGCTTGGTTCTTCTTTTCCCTGAATATTCGTGCTAGATAAGTATCTATGCGAAACATTGCATCATCATCCATTCCCTCGCCAGATTCATCATCCGAGGCATCAGGGAGTTCAGCAGTAACTACATCAACCCCAACCACTGACTCAGACTCATCTGTCTGCTGATCGCTATCAACAGTTTCACCTGTCTCAGCCTCATCAGATTCTTCAGCTTCTTCAAGACCAAGAAAATCATCTTCAGCATCATCATCTTCACTATCTGTATTGTGGTGCCGAGCAGGTTTTAAATCCTTTTTGACAACTTGCAACATCCGATGTAACCCATCATCCGTTATAGTTTTACAGAAACATTTGAAAACCTGTAGAAGATAAACCAATTATTTAGCCTGGAGGAGGACGATAGATAAGCTATAAGGGAATGCACCAAAGTCTTTCATCACATAGGCAAGTAAGCATGACAATTTCTATCGATGCAGATGATGGCAGTTActtgaaaattaatactatctCAAAAGGTCATATAAAGTATTTACATATGAAGATTTCATACCAAGAAACTGATAGGTTTACCATAGAGAAGTAATATACTGCTATTATACTGAATTCCAGCTCAACAGTTTATTTTAAATCTCATAGTACATGATTTCTTGAATTTGATGCAATACACTTCATGTCTGAAGTAGGATATGGTCTTTAACAACTCATGCAATCTTTTTCGTTAAACAGAATTTTGTTAAACTGCTAATTTATTTAGATTTGAATTTTCACACCATCACACTAATCTTTGACCCTTATTTACATGCAAAAAACAAACTCATAACAAAAAAACTTGGTCTGGTGTCACCTTGCTGCAACAGAGCCACACTAAGTCTCTTATTAATTCCTTAAACTCAATTCAGTGTTTCTCAAACACAAAGGGATGCCAATAAATATGAACAACATCCTTCATCTATATTAGTGTGCGATTGATCTTTACTTGTACCCGAAACATGTAGAGTAATTCATTAAAGGATAATTTGACCCAAAAAAATTTCTACATTAAAGATTGCATCATACACTGCCCAGGTCCATATCTCAGGAACATTGACTAAGTATTAGAAATTATAACACGGCAATGAGGAACAAAGTGGAGGCAAGAATAGTGCCCCCACCAGTGTACCAtcaaataatactccatccatcccaagGTAGATGTCACACATTCTTGTCCCAcgaaagatgtcacattttcttttttggtaaaagttctctctcacattaatatataaCATATATTTTCTAGCTGCttaaaacacaaaacaacataTCCTAAAATCCTGTGCCATCACCGAATTGTGACATCTatctcgggacggagggagtatatagcaCTAGAATTTATTCAGTCAATTGCAAAAACACCCCACTACTCAGATATGCCAAAGTTAGTCAGCTAATGGAATCATTCATTAAGATATTCGATGTGAAGACAAATAAAATGTTTACAGCACTTAACTACAGGGAAGTAACATAAATGTTTATTTGGTACCTGCTCAATAGCAGATCGCAATGAAGCAGATGACTGTGGCAACAGAGAAAGCATTGTGTCAACGAGTACATCCATCAGTTCAGACGCACCATCCCCCTCATATTCATCTTCTCCAGAGGACTCGAGATCAGAAGAGATGAAAGCTTTTTTACAACACATGACAACTTCGGAGGCAGCTTCGGAGAACTCTCCAGGTCGAAGTATGATTTGAAGCAGTAGTTGGATAAGTAAATATCTCAGAGCATGTAACTTACCTGCGTCTGTGGTGATAGCACAATTACGTTCCTGTAAAGAAAATCCAAGATTTAAGTAGTTAAAACTAATTTTAGTGGAGGTCGACAAGGCCTCCAAATTTCAAGGCATTggtcaaaaataaaataagcaatttgaaaataatacttatCGCAAATATAAGATTTCTAGAGATAAGATTGGTTAAATTATAGTTTTCTTATAAACAGATGATAAGTTAGTTTAGAATATTTCAAAAGGATCATTCCCGTCTTTCACACACTATGAAACTGTATTTTATGTACTTGGAATAATAAAATACTTCAAGTATTTTATGTAACTAAGAGAGCTGAAAATGTATTTTCTGCACTTAAATTAGTTAAATTACATAAAAGATTTCCTACTAGACCTATATACTcacagaaaataaaaagattgcTAATTTCAAAGATTATCAATCAGGGGTAGattaaagaaaaggaaaatataaTGCACATTTAACATGTTACCTATGATTTTGGACCAGATAAAAGATGAACAAGGGACTATCATTAAGGGATGCAGGCCATAGCATACATTCAAAGGGAGTACCTCTTTTGATAGTTGACTTTCCATGGCCTGCAGTTTCTTGAATGCTTTTTCATCATCACTATTCAAAGCCCTTGACAGAGAAGCTGAAGGAATGTTGTATAATATACCCAGAAACCGCATAAAATAAGACCCAAGATCCTTTGCCTCCACACTACTTGCCACAGTTTGAGGCCCCTCTCCTTTCTGTGCATTTGCAAGCAACAACTGAAGCTGTTCGATACACATATGGGTCAATGCACTGGGAATTGCTGATTTTGGCCACCTGAACTTTTCTTGTAGTTCAAAAGACGTTACTTCAGTTCCAAGTGATGATGAGAATAGACCTTGAACTGCCAGTAACTTCAAAACTTCTTTCTGCACGCGGAATTTTACAGCATCTTGGTCAAGCTTCAAATGCTTTTGAACAGCAGGAAGGGATTCCACAACCCAACTTTTAAGGAATTCAGTATTTCCCAGTGTCCCAGTAGGATCTTTATCCTCAATAGATCCGATCTCAGAATTGTTGTCAGTAGTTTGACTTTGATCTGAAGGTTAGATTGACCTTCATCAAGAAACATGGTAATCTAGCTTTCACTGAACAGAATGCAGCCAGACTCAGTTTTGAAATCTGACATCAAGTCTTTCACTGTTTTTGATCTGGTGATGCAATCAAATTTTCCATTGCTGTGTTTCTGCAGAGCCATAATAACCTCAACCCTCCTCATGTCATCATGCACTACCCATTCAGACAGTTCTTTAAGAAAATGTTGAGCAACTTTATAAAGCCAAGAATCTTTTGTGGAGAGTATGTCCACAAGGAAGATTTGGAAGCAGAAGCAACAGCACATCCAATGCTAGCTTTTTGCGATCATGAGATGAGGTTAGAAGTGACCCTTCAATTATTGTTTCACAGAAGCAGAGCagatttttttctatattttcatCAGCAGAGCTACACTTACGACTTCTTTTGTGCTTCTTACTTGATTTTAGACCTGATGCTGAATCAACATCTTGTACCACCTCAGGTAAGAGATAACTAACCAAAACAGGCCATACACTATGCACTCGTGGCTGACAGAAGGTAGATTCCTGCAATATCCCAGACAGATACATCAGTAAAGAATAAAATATCACTTAACATGTAATAAAATCTATAAGGAAACAAATATGAGTAGTACCTTCAGGCAACTGGAAATAGTGGATAGATAATCAGCAGCAAAAAGGGCACTTTTGTTAAAGGGGGAAGGCAACAGTTTACTGAATCTATGGTCAATAGAAActttttcttgtattttaaGAGCTAAAAGTAATGCATCAGGATTTCCAGTTTCTGTTGCTCCTTCAAACCACTCCTGTAGCCCTGGTGCTTCAAGGAGATGTTTTAGTAGTGCTTCCTCAGGCAACTAAACCATGACACAGATACAGGTAATATTTAGTCAACTGTATAAAACCAACAATGAACAAGTCTGAAAAGATATGGCACTGAAGAAGGCCTATAACTAATACAAAAGGTGGCTATAAGTAAATTAATGAAGATGTACAAGTTATGTCGTACCATGATCTAATAGAGTGATTACAGAAGTACATATTAAGAATTGCTATTGTAGCCTAATCGTATACACACAACTTAAAAAAG is part of the Salvia splendens isolate huo1 chromosome 6, SspV2, whole genome shotgun sequence genome and encodes:
- the LOC121807390 gene encoding transcription factor GTE2-like; this translates as MASAVLASQNESNWAHMGKTQYANPNLNPNPKKKQKQFHPFPANGATGRYRSISNNNIDSPAVTQTASDDAYSFNQAPAAGNAGNYGGYLTYNVATYTKSELLELRKRLSAELDQIRDLRDRIDLGRFNIGETPRFQPKSKKYSGSKRPGPAIRSAPKRLGDGYENGSLETVNFGVLLKECEKIVTKLIKGKFGYVFKDPVDAVAFKLVDYHLIVKHPMDLGTVKANLAKNLYRSPAEFAADVRLTFNNALLYNPKTDPVHGMTEEILARFEEMFRPVQEKFNSVLEKLPKNEPHEFKINNDLSFREVEELQGSSWNSNGCQALAAKKSKRKGGHVPVSHVMKKSDRMQDHSTASTPPMNLQPLAPEPEPLPPSPVRAPPLPAAKEQKPGRVVTPKQPKPRAKDVNKREMSMDEKQKLGFGLQNLPQEKMPQLVQIIRKRDEHLAQDGDEIELDIEALDTETQWELDRFVTNWKKMVSKTKRQALMMNNNPAAGVSIPSSPVTDADLGALSEKNDECGKKMKENDEEDVDIDDDMPAASFPPVEIEIEKDGVVGRENDGVVGQENDGGGNASSSSSSGSSSSDSSSSSDSDSGSSSGSESDADDAQS